The Argonema galeatum A003/A1 DNA segment TTATACGATCGCCTTATTTGGCCCGACCGACCCGAAAAAATTGCTGCCAAATAGCGATCGCATCCTCAGCATCACATCCCCCACTGGCAAAATGGCCGACATCTCACCCAAAGAAGTTCTCCAAAAGGTTTGGGGCGGCTAGGGGAATTTTAGATTTGAGATTTGAGATTTGAGATTTCAAAACTTTACTTTTAAATCTGAAATTTTAAATCTGAAATCTGAAATTCCCATCAAGCAACTATACTCCGCACGGGCACAAACTGTTATTTTTGATGTGTAGGGGCGAAGCATTCCGGTAAATATCTTTGGGTTCAACCAACAAATTATTACCGGAATGCTTCGCCCCTACTGCTGGGTTAAAAAAGCTCGTTCTATGACCGTGCTAAGTATATTAAACCTCGACGAACAAACCGCTGCGCCCAAACTCCTCTTCCTCCGGCGTGAAGGCGGGAGCTTTATCATCTATAAGTTGGGGGTCAAAGCGGTATGTTTCCTGTAGGAATTGTCCGTCGATCGCAGCTGACTCCAAATCCTTAATGTAATTGTCTGCGATCGCACAAGCCCTCTCAATCCTTTCCTTTTCCCCCTTTTCTACAAGCTTTTGCAATTCCATTCTCAATCCTGCCAACCGTGCCACAGGTTTGAGCAAACCATAGATGCGATAGATGCGATCGGTGCCAATGCTGATATGCTTGAGCGCATTAGCTCGTGCCAGCTCCGCATCAAGGCTAGGCCAATAGCGGCTGGTGTAGAACGCTTTCTCATCCTTGTGATACCACTCTTCCGAGCGAGCGATCGACGATGAAACCGTATTATGCAGCTTCCAGAAGAACAAGCGCAGGGAGGGACCATCCACCACCGTGGACAGCTTTTCATCTAGCGATACCTGAAAATCAGTGTCCACCGGATCGCGCCCTAGCAACAGGTACTCCATCGGATACATATCTACTTCTTTGTTCTGCACCACATAAGCGTTGAGGTGGTGGCGGCAGTAAGGACAGGGGTACATACTCGCAAACAGTTTGAAGAAGTCCTTGAAAACTCCTACCAGCGCTTTCTGCTGTTCCGGTGTCTTGGTGCAAACGATCTCGGCACTGGTATGGAAAAAACGCCACACGGCAGGGCCAATATAGTAGGGGAAGCTGACGCGCATCTGGGAGTTCTTCACCTCGCTGCGGCCCATATATATGTCGATGAATGCCACATACTGGGAGAGTTCACCGGACTCGCGCCCAAACTCCATGCGTTCGCGCCGTTTCTGTACTCCATTCAAGTAGTAGCTTGTGAAACGCCATGCCTGCTTGAGCATCAGCTTTTGTTTTGGAGTGCATTTGGCAAAGTTTTCGGCCAAATCTACCCCAAAGCGATCGAATTCCCCCGCCTGCTTAGCGGACTGATACCAATTGTCCAAACTTGCTTCATCCGGTACTGTGTTGGTTTGGATGTCCGCAGCAGTACCGACGCTGAACGCCGCCAACAGCTTCGGCATGAAGTCCTCATACCAATAAGCTACTGGCATCATCGCACCATCCACGGTCTCTAGTGCATTGGAGAGGATGACGCGATTCCACTTTTTCAGATAATCTTTCGGGTCGCCCTCGGATACATCTGGTGGTGGCGCTAGTTCTTGCTTTAATTCCATCTCCCTGAGTCGGTTAAGTTCGTTGATGGCCAGCACGCCTTCCACGATGTCGCCCAAGTTGAGTTGCTTCTTCTTCATTGTGATCGCAAACTCGACTCCCGCCGCAAATTTCTCTTTGACATTGGCAGACTTACTGCGAGATTCCAACATCGCTTTTTCTTCTGCCAGCATTTCTGGAGTTTTTTCGATTGTCTTCCAGTTCTTGATGCGATCGTGCAATCGGGCGTACTCATCTTCGATCGATTTAACTACTGCATCCAAGACGGGATAGCAAGCTTCTTCCACCACGCCTAATCCTTTGTACAGTGCGATCGCTGTCTTGACAAACTGCACAAAGTCAATAATTCTGTATGGCAGGTTTCTGACCCGCAAGTGAGTTTGGTGGTTGGCGGAGAAACTTTCGCGGAAAGAGCGGTATGCTGCACCCTGAAGCAAGCGGAACAAACCAATCTGCATTTGCAGGCGCGAAGTACCGCGCTTCGTGTCACTCTGGGGGTGTTGGGCGAGTAGTTCTTTGAGCCGCGCTACTTCCTCTTCTTTAACTAGAGGTGTTTCCTCTGCGGTAGAGGAGGCAGGATCGACAGCTGTATCCATGCCAGCAGCGATCGTACCCGCGATCTCATCTGCTGTGTTAGCGGAACTTGTGCTTGTTTGGGTCTCACTGGCAGAGAAAATAGGTGAATCTGTATAGCCTGTGGAAATCTCTGACTCTTCTGGAACTAGCTTGCAGAACTCGTCAAAGTCAATTGAACCGTCGCCATCGCGATCGACTTCTTCCAACATCTCTTTGAGTTCATCATCTGTGAGTCCAAACTTGCTCATCACACAGTGCAGCTCGTCTGCGGTAATTTGACCGCTACTGTCCCGATCGAAGACGGTAAATGCCAGCTTGAGACGGCTTTCCCTGTCTCCTTGCTTGGACACCATCAGCGCTTTGAACTCCTCAAAATCGATCGTGCCAGACAAATCAACATCTACTTCCTTGATCGTGTCCCGCAGCTCCGTCTCCGTGGGATTGTGTCCGAGCGATCGCATCACCTCTCCCAGTTCCTCTGTAGAGACGGCACCGCTACCGTCCGCATCAAAGACTTGGAATGCTTTCCAGAGTCTCTCCACCTCTGCCTCATCGATCGCCTTTTTTTCAAACTCGGTAGATGTCATAATTTTTTCCTCCAACTTTCGGATAAATTGTAGCTCAGTACAAAAGTATGTTTTAAAATCCTGTTTGAGACTCCATATTATGAATAAAACTTATCAACCTAAGTAGGTCACACCCCTCAAAAAAGTCCCTCAGTTCCAGAAATCATCAATTTTAAGGTTTTCAATTTCTGTTTGGATATCTTGAAAAAAGCCACTTTCGGTAATCTGGGCAACCTCTTGCTTGCGCTTTTGGTGGTCAATCTCTATCTTTAACTCTTGTAACTGGCGTTTGAGTTCTTCCTCTTGCAGCTTGCGTGCTGTGACATCCTGGATCAAACCTTCATAATAAAGGACATTGCCACTGCTATCCCGGACGGCGCGAGCATCTTCCTGCACCCAAATTATACTGCCATCTTTCCGATAAGCTCGATACTCAAAATTTTTCACTTTCCCCTTTTCCTGCATCTCGGTATAAAACTCTTGCAAGCTGCTTGAGTCTACATAAACTTGACTGGCAATGTTACTAACTGTAGCGATCATCTCGTCTGGAGACTCATAACAATAGATCCGGCTCATTGCCAGATTTACGCTGATGTAATGTCCATCTGGGGCTGCCTGGAAGATCCCCTCCAGCGCGTTTTCAAATATACTGCGATAATTTTCTTCGGCAATTTTGAGTTCTTCGTTTTTGGCTTCTAGGGTAGCAAATGACTCTAGCAGTTGGTCTGCCATACTGTTAAATGAATTGACTAGAATCCTCACCTCTTTTAGTCCTTCTTCCTCCACATTTTGGTTGAGTTTACCGCTGGCAATAGATTGCGCGGCTTGACTCAACCTGAGAATAGGTTTCGTAATCCAACGAGAGATGAAGATTCCCACAATAGTTGCCAAACCCAAAGTGGCAATACACATAATAATTGTATGCTGCCTATTTTTGTAAATTTTTGCCATAAAGTCAGATTCGGGAACTACTACCGCCACCTGCCAATTGAGCCCTTTATCGTCCCGGAAAGGCAAGAGTCTTAAAAATTGTCGCTTGCCGTCTATTTCAAATTTTATATGCCGCGCTTTTTTCAAGTTATTGAATATTTCTGAATGGGTAGCTAAATATGTAGCTGTAGTTCTCGTAACTGGGTTGCTACTTTCTGTTGCTTTGAACATTTCTCTTTTACCATCTTGAGTACGAAATGGTATTTCATCGGTAGAAGTGGCTACTAATCTTCCCCGATCATCAATAATAAATGCTTGTCCTGTTTTAGCAATGTTAAGGCTCCGCAAGAATCGACCAGTACTGTTCAGACGTAATGACGTAAGCATGAGTCCTTGTAGTTGCCCTTCTCGATCGTACAACGGCTCGGTAGCAACAACTAACAAAGTAGGCTCTATAAATGAGGGATTAATTGCCGAATTCCAACTAGCTTTTTTGGCGTTAATTCCCTCTTTGTACCAAAATTGATGTGTGTACCAATATCGCCTTTCTAGCTCAGATTCATTGTTGGGTATGACCTGGTTAATTGTAGTGCGATCGCCCTTTTCGTCCGTATTGTAAAAAGTAAAATTGTAGTTGGTGTAATCATCTATTTCGAGTCGGAGTATAGTGCCATTTTCTGTACGGTCTACTCCTCGTACTCTTCCATCTTTGTTAGCGACTATCGTGTAGTTTACTTCTGGATATAACTGGACTAGCCGCCAAAGATATTTCTCCCAAGCTGATATATCTTTCATACTTAAAAGCCCGCTTTCTATCGCATTCAGTTTGATTTTATTCACCTGATGCGGAATTTCTAGGTAGTTATTTAGATTTTGTTCGATGCGAGCGGAAACTTCATCCATTAATTTATTGGCAAGCTTATTGACTGCTTTCTCGCTGTTTTGAAAGGAGAGATATCCCACTATTCCCACAGCCCCGACAATTTGCACGACAAAAGGGACAATCATGACAAGTTGGAGGGGAATTTTTCCTAAAGGTTCGGCAATTGACGATTTGAGAGATTTCTTGGACATGAGGTGACTCGCTCAAAGGAAATTTCAGAGATTATTATACAATAGTTCAAAAGTTGAATAACTAGACAAGGTTTTTATAATTATCTGCGCTCCAAATACAGTACAATAAACTTGCGATCGCACTCCAAAAATTACGACATGAAACCAGCCGTATTTCTCGATCGAGATGGCGTCCTCAACATCGAAGCGGGCTACATTCACTCTTTAGAAGACCTACATCTAATACCGGGTGCAGCTAAAGCAGTGCGGCAGTTAAACTCAAGCCAAATATTTTGCTGTCTGGTCTCTAACCAGTCTGGCCCAGCACGGGGCTACTACCCAGTTGACCACGTAGAAGCCTTGCATCAGCGTCTTTGCCACCTGTTGGAAACAGAAGCAGGGGCAAAATTAGACGCCCTGTACTACTGCCCCTATCTCAGTCCGCCAGAAGGAGGAACCCATCCAGAATTTACTCGTTGGAGTACTTGGCGCAAACCCAACACCGGGATGCTGGTGGCAGCTGCCTGGGAACATGACCTAGACTTAAGCCAGAGTTTTGCAGTCGGCGATAAAGCAACCGATGTTGATATGGCTCACAATGCCGGGTGCAGCGGGATTTTGGTGCAGACTGGATTTGGTTCTAGCGTCCTGAGTGGTAAGTACCAGCACCACACCAAACCAGATTATATTGCCACCGACTTATTAGCTGCCGTTGATTGGATTTTGCAGCAAATGGGTAATTTAGAGATAGAGCGACCCGCAGAGCAATTCAATGAATATAGTGGCAAACAATCCTAAAGCCAAAACCGGGCCAGAAGGCACTTGGACTATTACAGCGGCGAGAACGACCGACGAAACGCCTTATTCGGGCACGGTGCAAATCCATCCTATGGGCAAAATTTACACGGTGTCCTGGTTGACTACATTGGGTGATTACTCAGGTTTAGCGTTTTTTGAGGACGGTCATCTTTTTGCTGGCTGTGGCCCCGATCGCACCTACGGCGTTACGCTTTACAAAATTAATGGCGACGGCACCCTAGATGGCACGTGGATTACGCCCTCTAACAACGGTGTACTGGACACGGAAAAGGCTGTGGGCAACACACCTAACCAACTAGAGGGTACTTACCAAATCAGCGGCACAATTTCCAAAATTAGAAATTACGAAGGCACCCTGAATATTCGTCAGTTAAATGACATTTATCAGCTCTCCTGGTCAATGGGAAGTGAGTATCAGGGTGTTGGTTTGCGCGTGGGTGATTGGCTGATTACCAGCTGGGGAGAAGGCAATGTGTTCTGTATAGATTACGAAGTTCGGAGTGAAATAGCCCAAGGTCGCTGGGCCTATGTCGGTGACTCAATTATGGGAGTGGAAAACCTGTATAGAATTTCTTGAATTCTAGCGGATAGCCTCAAACAAGGCATCATCCAGTTCGTAACCGAACATCTGGGCCATCGACTTTAACCGGGATGGACTTTCAATGCCTTGACTTTTCATCCAGTCCACCAAAACAAACAGCTTTTGCATCACAAAAATTTCTAAAGCTTCTGGATTGTACTGGATGCCCTCTTTGCGGCTGAATTGGTGCGGCACCAGCATGGCGGCGTAGCGGGCTAGTTCCCCAGCTTTCCAATCGAGCAGAAACGGCAGCCAGGGATAGCGGGCGTCCAGGCGAACAAACCACAGCCGCACCTCTGGGATTTCCGATAGTTCCCGTGGGTCGGTGGATTCGCGGGGATAGTCAATATCAAAGCGCAACTGCTGTTCGTGGGATGGGGCTCCTTCTTGCAGCAGTTTTTCAATTACCGTTTGGGCAGGCGACAGATCCAAATTGTTGAGTTGGTTGGAGTTGAGAGCGATCGCAATGGTCATTGATTATTCACAATAAATAAATAAGCTAAAGTAGTAATGAGTTTGTTTTAATGGAGAATGACTTGTAAACGAGAGTTTCGCCAAGTCGGCTCACTTCTCTGCGGTGGTTAAGAGCGATATGCCTTTGGCACGTTTAGCTCAAGCGCCGGATACCAGCAGATATTGCCAGTTTGGTTGCTCCCTCTCCCAAGTGGCCTATCCCTGAACATAGTAGCAAAGTTACAGCCCTTTTCAGGTTAGTGAGGTACAGAGAAACCAGGTTTCTTAAAGAAACCGGGTTTGTGGCCTACACTTCGTACAGAGAAACCGGGTTTCTGGGCTACTCTTCGTACAGAGAAACCCGGTTTCTTAAAGAAACCGGGTTTCTGGGCTACACTTCATGCAACTAAAAACCGTTATAAAATATAGACATATGAGTAAGTTCCCAATAGAAATCAAGAGTCTTAACTATGCAAAATGAAACGATCGCTGCCAAACCAATTCGTTCTTTAGACGATGCTTTAGAAAGGTGTCAGGCGAAGGGAATGCGCTTGAGCCGCCAGCGGCGCTTTATTTTGGAGCTGCTTTGGCAAGAGCAAGAACACTTATCTGCTC contains these protein-coding regions:
- a CDS encoding EF-hand domain-containing protein; its protein translation is MTSTEFEKKAIDEAEVERLWKAFQVFDADGSGAVSTEELGEVMRSLGHNPTETELRDTIKEVDVDLSGTIDFEEFKALMVSKQGDRESRLKLAFTVFDRDSSGQITADELHCVMSKFGLTDDELKEMLEEVDRDGDGSIDFDEFCKLVPEESEISTGYTDSPIFSASETQTSTSSANTADEIAGTIAAGMDTAVDPASSTAEETPLVKEEEVARLKELLAQHPQSDTKRGTSRLQMQIGLFRLLQGAAYRSFRESFSANHQTHLRVRNLPYRIIDFVQFVKTAIALYKGLGVVEEACYPVLDAVVKSIEDEYARLHDRIKNWKTIEKTPEMLAEEKAMLESRSKSANVKEKFAAGVEFAITMKKKQLNLGDIVEGVLAINELNRLREMELKQELAPPPDVSEGDPKDYLKKWNRVILSNALETVDGAMMPVAYWYEDFMPKLLAAFSVGTAADIQTNTVPDEASLDNWYQSAKQAGEFDRFGVDLAENFAKCTPKQKLMLKQAWRFTSYYLNGVQKRRERMEFGRESGELSQYVAFIDIYMGRSEVKNSQMRVSFPYYIGPAVWRFFHTSAEIVCTKTPEQQKALVGVFKDFFKLFASMYPCPYCRHHLNAYVVQNKEVDMYPMEYLLLGRDPVDTDFQVSLDEKLSTVVDGPSLRLFFWKLHNTVSSSIARSEEWYHKDEKAFYTSRYWPSLDAELARANALKHISIGTDRIYRIYGLLKPVARLAGLRMELQKLVEKGEKERIERACAIADNYIKDLESAAIDGQFLQETYRFDPQLIDDKAPAFTPEEEEFGRSGLFVEV
- a CDS encoding PAS domain S-box protein; this encodes MSKKSLKSSIAEPLGKIPLQLVMIVPFVVQIVGAVGIVGYLSFQNSEKAVNKLANKLMDEVSARIEQNLNNYLEIPHQVNKIKLNAIESGLLSMKDISAWEKYLWRLVQLYPEVNYTIVANKDGRVRGVDRTENGTILRLEIDDYTNYNFTFYNTDEKGDRTTINQVIPNNESELERRYWYTHQFWYKEGINAKKASWNSAINPSFIEPTLLVVATEPLYDREGQLQGLMLTSLRLNSTGRFLRSLNIAKTGQAFIIDDRGRLVATSTDEIPFRTQDGKREMFKATESSNPVTRTTATYLATHSEIFNNLKKARHIKFEIDGKRQFLRLLPFRDDKGLNWQVAVVVPESDFMAKIYKNRQHTIIMCIATLGLATIVGIFISRWITKPILRLSQAAQSIASGKLNQNVEEEGLKEVRILVNSFNSMADQLLESFATLEAKNEELKIAEENYRSIFENALEGIFQAAPDGHYISVNLAMSRIYCYESPDEMIATVSNIASQVYVDSSSLQEFYTEMQEKGKVKNFEYRAYRKDGSIIWVQEDARAVRDSSGNVLYYEGLIQDVTARKLQEEELKRQLQELKIEIDHQKRKQEVAQITESGFFQDIQTEIENLKIDDFWN
- a CDS encoding D-glycero-alpha-D-manno-heptose-1,7-bisphosphate 7-phosphatase; translation: MKPAVFLDRDGVLNIEAGYIHSLEDLHLIPGAAKAVRQLNSSQIFCCLVSNQSGPARGYYPVDHVEALHQRLCHLLETEAGAKLDALYYCPYLSPPEGGTHPEFTRWSTWRKPNTGMLVAAAWEHDLDLSQSFAVGDKATDVDMAHNAGCSGILVQTGFGSSVLSGKYQHHTKPDYIATDLLAAVDWILQQMGNLEIERPAEQFNEYSGKQS
- a CDS encoding CRR6 family NdhI maturation factor; protein product: MTIAIALNSNQLNNLDLSPAQTVIEKLLQEGAPSHEQQLRFDIDYPRESTDPRELSEIPEVRLWFVRLDARYPWLPFLLDWKAGELARYAAMLVPHQFSRKEGIQYNPEALEIFVMQKLFVLVDWMKSQGIESPSRLKSMAQMFGYELDDALFEAIR